In one Nicotiana sylvestris chromosome 8, ASM39365v2, whole genome shotgun sequence genomic region, the following are encoded:
- the LOC104235254 gene encoding mediator of RNA polymerase II transcription subunit 10b-like, producing the protein MDSSQNNFVGGNGLINPKSNDASPADSTAAAASTAGSPAEESKQNLNQVINSIDKTLGILHQLYLTVSSYNVSSQLPLLQRLNNLVLELDNMAKLGEKCNIQVPMEVLNLIDDGKNPDEFTRDVLNSCIAKNQVTKGKTDAFKGLRGHLLEGLEQAFPEEVEAYREIRAASAAEAKRLAQAQSLLSNGDVKVKPEI; encoded by the exons ATGGACTCATCGCAGAATAACTTTGTCGGCGGCAACGGATTAATAAACCCTAAATCCAACGACGCATCACCCGCCGATTCGACGGCCGCCGCTGCTTCCACCGCCGGTTCACCAGCCGAGGAGTCAAAACAAAATCTCAATCAAGTCATAAATTCAATCGACAAAACCCTAGGAATTCTCCACCAGCTTTATCTCACCGTCTCTTCTTACAATGTTTCGTCTCAACTTCCCCTTCTCCAACGTCT gaataATCTTGTGCTGGAGCTGGATAATATGGCGAAATTGGGAGAAAAATGCAATATTCAAGTGCCTATGGAGGTTCTGAA CTTGATTGATGATGGGAAGAATCCAGATGAATTTACGAGGGATGTGTTGAATAGTTGCATTGCCAAGAACCAAGTCACTAAGGGGAAAACAGATGCATTCAAG GGTTTGCGAGGGCATCTCCTGGAGGGGCTTGAACAGGCTTTCCCTGAGGAAGTGGAAGCTTATAGAGAGATTCGTGCAGCTTCTGCAGCC GAAGCAAAACGCTTGGCTCAAGCACAAAGTCTGTTATCAAATGGAGACGTTAAGGTGAAGCCTGAAATTTAA